A stretch of the Actinomyces faecalis genome encodes the following:
- a CDS encoding VTT domain-containing protein, giving the protein MMPAPALGPEWLDPANIITTFVGWIGPWAILGVMLVIFAETGLLVGFFLPGDSLLFTLGMFVAMGEADPTKGVPVHIWIAAPLVWLAAVAGNQTGYLIGRKAGPAIFNKPDSRLFKQEYVERTSAFFARHGGKAVTLAQFVPIVRTFTPVMAGVGRMDYRHFLGFNLLGATFWAFGITWLGYFLGNITWIQENIDMMILAIVFVSLLPMIISWLVSRVKAARVGASQTPTA; this is encoded by the coding sequence ATGATGCCTGCTCCTGCCCTCGGGCCGGAGTGGCTGGACCCGGCGAACATCATCACCACCTTCGTGGGATGGATCGGTCCCTGGGCGATCCTCGGCGTCATGCTCGTCATCTTCGCCGAGACCGGGCTGCTCGTCGGCTTCTTCCTGCCGGGCGACTCCCTGCTGTTCACGCTAGGGATGTTCGTGGCGATGGGAGAGGCCGATCCCACCAAGGGCGTCCCGGTCCACATCTGGATCGCCGCCCCCCTGGTGTGGCTGGCAGCCGTTGCGGGCAACCAGACGGGCTACCTCATCGGACGCAAGGCCGGGCCCGCGATCTTCAACAAGCCTGACTCCCGCCTGTTCAAGCAGGAGTACGTCGAGCGCACGAGCGCCTTCTTCGCCCGGCACGGCGGCAAGGCGGTGACCCTGGCGCAGTTCGTCCCGATCGTGCGCACCTTCACGCCCGTCATGGCGGGCGTGGGCAGGATGGACTACCGCCACTTCCTGGGCTTCAACCTCCTGGGGGCGACCTTCTGGGCCTTCGGCATCACGTGGCTGGGTTACTTCCTGGGCAACATCACCTGGATCCAGGAGAACATCGACATGATGATCCTGGCGATCGTCTTCGTCTCCCTGCTTCCCATGATCATTTCCTGGCTGGTGAGCCGGGTCAAGGCCGCCCGGGTCGGGGCCAGCCAGACGCCAACGGCCTAG
- a CDS encoding sensor histidine kinase, translating into MRRRAMQMTMGAVLVAVLILGAPLGGAWVSLAMRSTQDSEDRLQVVLTVVLTIVALTALALVAAYVVAARASRRISAPLIYLAAEAEQLGSGQVRPRLRRSGIEEIDLVQAELVRSAERVAGRLAAERQFASDASHQLRTPLTSLSLRLEEIELLAGDEETRAEARACIEQVDRLTGVVQDLLRVSRRTGGGSTEALHLTDVFDQQREEWEPSFQAAGRQIVLRDEVGLPVLATPGSLAQVLATVIENSLRYGAGTTSVSVRSAKGGHGVFIDVADEGEGVSDELAPTVFERSVSGHGSTGVGLALAKDLVEADGGRIELSQRRPPVFSVLLNAVPKSLDPNKVLPQGALVSVGRRGRF; encoded by the coding sequence ATGCGCCGTCGCGCGATGCAGATGACGATGGGGGCTGTGCTGGTCGCCGTCCTCATCCTTGGAGCGCCACTGGGCGGGGCCTGGGTCTCGCTGGCTATGCGCTCGACCCAGGACTCCGAGGACCGCCTGCAGGTGGTCCTCACCGTGGTGCTCACGATCGTGGCACTGACCGCACTCGCCCTTGTCGCGGCCTATGTCGTGGCTGCGCGTGCCTCCCGCCGGATCTCCGCCCCGTTGATCTACCTGGCGGCTGAGGCTGAGCAGCTGGGCAGCGGGCAGGTGCGCCCGCGTCTGCGCCGCTCAGGTATTGAGGAGATCGACCTGGTTCAGGCCGAGCTCGTGCGCTCGGCGGAGCGTGTGGCAGGACGCTTGGCAGCCGAACGCCAGTTCGCCTCGGATGCCTCCCACCAGCTGCGCACGCCGTTGACGTCGCTGAGCCTCAGGCTGGAGGAGATTGAGCTGCTGGCGGGTGATGAGGAGACTCGGGCCGAGGCCCGGGCCTGTATCGAGCAGGTCGACCGCCTCACCGGTGTCGTCCAGGACCTGTTGCGGGTCTCGCGGCGCACCGGGGGCGGGAGCACTGAGGCCCTGCACCTGACAGACGTCTTCGACCAGCAGCGTGAGGAGTGGGAGCCGTCCTTCCAGGCTGCCGGGCGCCAGATCGTGCTGCGGGACGAGGTTGGCCTGCCTGTGCTGGCGACCCCGGGGTCCTTGGCGCAGGTGCTGGCCACGGTGATCGAGAACTCGCTGCGCTACGGTGCGGGGACCACGTCGGTCAGTGTGCGCAGCGCCAAGGGTGGTCACGGGGTCTTCATCGATGTGGCGGATGAGGGTGAAGGCGTGAGCGACGAGCTGGCTCCTACCGTCTTTGAGAGGTCTGTTTCCGGCCACGGGTCCACCGGCGTGGGGCTGGCGCTGGCCAAGGACCTCGTTGAGGCTGACGGCGGCAGGATCGAGCTGTCCCAGCGCCGGCCTCCGGTCTTCTCGGTCCTGCTCAACGCGGTTCCCAAGAGCCTGGATCCCAACAAGGTCCTGCCGCAGGGTGCCCTGGTGAGCGTGGGACGCCGGGGTCGTTTCTGA
- a CDS encoding response regulator transcription factor translates to MTTVLLVEDDPAISEPLARAFGREGYEVRAHGTGKGALAEVADADIIVLDLGLPDIDGLDVARQVRSQGLTTPILMLTARSEATDLVVGLDAGADDYVTKPFRLAELLARVRAQVRRASGEPTEEDLSVGEVRVEVAQHRAFVGARELQLTTREFELLRVLVRAGGAVASSEDILKEVWGEDPTASQQALEMHVTWLRRKLGDDVAAPALLVADAGGYRLSV, encoded by the coding sequence ATGACGACTGTGCTTCTTGTCGAAGACGATCCGGCTATCTCCGAGCCGCTGGCTCGTGCCTTCGGGCGTGAGGGCTACGAGGTGCGTGCCCACGGTACCGGCAAGGGCGCCCTCGCGGAGGTCGCCGACGCTGACATCATCGTGCTGGACCTGGGCCTGCCTGACATCGACGGGCTCGACGTGGCCCGCCAGGTGCGCTCCCAGGGCCTGACGACCCCGATCCTCATGCTCACCGCGCGCTCGGAGGCGACCGACCTCGTGGTCGGCCTGGACGCGGGCGCGGACGACTACGTGACCAAGCCCTTCCGCCTGGCTGAGCTGCTGGCCCGCGTGCGTGCCCAGGTGCGCCGCGCCTCCGGTGAGCCTACCGAGGAGGACCTCAGCGTCGGTGAGGTGCGGGTCGAGGTGGCGCAGCACCGCGCGTTCGTGGGGGCGCGCGAGCTGCAGCTGACCACGCGTGAGTTCGAGCTGCTGCGCGTCCTCGTGCGTGCGGGGGGTGCGGTCGCGTCGAGCGAAGACATCCTCAAGGAGGTCTGGGGCGAGGACCCGACCGCCAGCCAGCAGGCGCTGGAGATGCACGTGACCTGGCTGCGTCGCAAGCTTGGCGACGACGTCGCCGCCCCGGCGCTGCTGGTAGCGGACGCCGGAGGCTACCGCCTGTCCGTCTGA
- a CDS encoding GtrA family protein yields the protein MTPAALPLRERLVAWVREFVQFGMVGALSFVLDMGLFNLLQHGRLGVLAGHPNTANIASATVATIFSWVANRLWTYRGRTQANVAREALLFAFANVGGVLITQFCLFFSHEVLGLHSPLADNVAAYVVGFALGTAFRFVFYHYIVFTGTPAEPVSATAVTGAVIGAVPATRSTTVDPGKAGQDLATQDSAGDHRAGQATPSSR from the coding sequence ATGACGCCAGCGGCCCTGCCCCTGCGCGAGCGCCTCGTGGCCTGGGTCCGAGAGTTCGTCCAGTTCGGGATGGTCGGGGCACTGTCCTTCGTCCTCGACATGGGCCTGTTCAACCTGCTCCAGCACGGCCGCCTCGGCGTGCTGGCCGGCCACCCCAACACGGCCAATATCGCCAGCGCGACGGTTGCCACGATCTTCTCCTGGGTAGCCAACAGGCTGTGGACCTACCGCGGTCGTACCCAGGCCAATGTCGCCCGCGAGGCCCTCCTGTTCGCCTTCGCCAACGTCGGCGGAGTGCTCATCACCCAGTTCTGCCTCTTCTTCAGCCACGAGGTCCTGGGCCTTCACTCGCCGCTGGCGGACAACGTGGCGGCCTACGTCGTCGGGTTTGCCCTGGGAACCGCCTTTCGTTTTGTCTTCTACCACTACATCGTCTTCACCGGCACCCCGGCTGAGCCCGTCTCGGCCACGGCGGTGACCGGCGCCGTCATTGGCGCTGTGCCCGCCACCCGCTCCACCACGGTGGATCCAGGCAAGGCCGGCCAGGACCTGGCCACCCAGGACTCAGCTGGCGATCACAGAGCGGGGCAGGCCACGCCGTCGTCCCGATAG